Within Psychrobacter sp. AH5, the genomic segment TGACCCAAATTATTATTCAACAAAACAATAGTAGCGCTGATATTGATAAGCAACTAGCATTAGCAGAGCGTATTGATAGCTTGACTGGGCTTACGAACCGCCGCGGCTTTGAGGAGCGTCTTGCAAGCTTGCATCAGCAGGTAACCACCCAAGCCTCTAAGTCAGGTAGCGAAGCGGGACTACTGTATATTCAGCTAGATAGTACCGGCAAAATCGGTAGTAGCTTGGGCTTAGAGGGAGTAGATGCCGCTGTCAAACAAATAGCGGCTTTACTAGATGAGCTGGTGGCTGATTATCCGGTTAGCCGCTTTAGTGATACCTCATTTACCGTACTGATTAGTGATACCTCAACTCAGGCTTTAAAGGAGTTAGCTGAGCGTATTCGTCAGCGTATCAGTGAGACACTTATCAACGTTGGCAAGCGTACCATCAGTACTACGGCGAGTATTGGGGTGGTAAAAATCGATCGAAACGCTCCTGAGCCGAAGGTTTTATTAGCGCGTGCGCTTGAAGCTATTCATCATATCGGTATCGAAACTAGCAATCAAGGGGATGCTTATCACTTCTATGATTTGAGTAAACATGCGACCGACGACGATAGCGCTTTAGCTGAATATTTAGTCAACGCTATCAACAATAATCGTTTTGAGCTAATGTTCCAGCCTATTTACGATATAACTCTTGATCGTAGCGACTTTTTTGAGGTTTATTTGCGTCTGCCTCTTGGTGATGCTGATAATACCGTATTGACGCCGGATCAGTTTTTGTCGGTAGCAAAATCTAATAACTTATTAGAGAAGATAGATCGTTGGGTGCTTATCAATGCTTTTAAACAGCTCAGCGAGGTACGCAAGTCTCATCCTCAAGCAAGGCTTTTGGTACAATTAACTAGCGCCTCATTAGTCGATAAAAAGCTGGCTAGTGTCGCTAGTCAGATTATCAAAGCGGTAGGCGGTCCGGCAGGGGCGCTGACTATACAGTTTAATGAGCAAGATATTCGTAATCATTTGACGATAGCAAAATCTCAATTCTCAGCGCTTAGTAAGATCAATTGCCGAGTCGCTATTCATAATTTTGGTAGCACTACTAAGTCTCTTGATACCGCTGAGTTTGTGCAGCCTGATATGATACGTATCGCCAAAAATTATGTAGAAGATATTCATACTGATGATAACTTGGATACCGTCAAGTCGCTCATTACCGAGGTCAATAAGATTAATATCGATGTATTAATGCCCTATATCGAAGATGCCGCGACGATGTCAGTGTCTTGGAGCGTGGGCGCGCGCTACTTGCAAGGCTATTATCTAGAAGAGCCAAGCAGTACTATAAATGTAGTCTAAAAAAGTCTTTCTAAGAAGGTTTGCATTATCGATTAAAGCCTCCATCTATCCTTATCATTATAAAAAAAGATCCGCTCATGTCTATTGTTATGCGTCAAATAAGCATTATCGTTACGGCTATGCTTTTACTCAGTGCTTGTGGAGAGCGTTTGCCGCCAGATAGTCGCGCCGCGGTAACTTTGCCAGAGTATACCGAAGGGGACGCGGATAACGGTGCTTTGATTTATGAAGAGGCCTGCGCTCAGTGCCATCAGTTCACCCCGGGACTCAATAAAAAAGGGCCGCAGCTGATGAATATTTATGGCGCAAAAGCGGCTCAATTAAACGATTATGATTATAGCGAAGGCTTAAAAACCTCAGGCTGGGTATGGAATGCCGAAAAGCTAGATCGTTATATAAAAGATGCCGAACAAGCTATGCCAGAATCCAAAATGCTTGCTGATCCGATGCCCAATGCTAGTGAACGCGCCGATGTTATCGCTTATTTATCAACGCTGCGTGCGCCAACAATAGTGGCAGATGCTCAAGCCAATGACGCTAGTGAGCCTAGTCAGATGACCAATGAGGCTATCGATATATCAGATGAGGCATCAGAAAAACCAGCTGCCGATTTTCAATAAATAAGCCTTAATAAAAGCTTTATTAACGCTCTTACTTATAACTCTTATGCCATTCTTTATCACTCTTTTTTTATGATACCAAGCCTATGACCGTAGAAGTAGCCCCCTCATCCAAAGCTATGATCGCTGATAACTATGAGCACAATCAACAACAAATAGCTCAGTTGCTCGGCAAGCTCAATAAGGTGGTTTTGGATAAGCCGCAAGTTCTCAAGCTAGCGCTTAGCTGCGTATTAGCCGGAGGACATCTATTGCTACAAGACTTGCCTGGTATGGGTAAAACCACGCTGGCTCAAGGGCTTGCGCAGTTATTAGGGTTAAGCTTTAGTCGAGTGCAATTCACCAATGATATGCTGCCTGCTGATATTTTGGGCATGACACTTTATGACCAAGGGAAGATGGCTTTTGAATTTCGTAAAGGGCCGATATTTACGCAGTTATTATTAGCCGATGAGATCAATCGCTCAAGTCCCAAAACCCAAAGTGCGCTACTTGAGGCAATGGAGGAGCGGCAAGTCACCCAAGATGGGCAGTCGTACCCGCTACCAAAGCCTTTTTTTGTGATTGCTACCCAAAACCCTCTGCAACAAGCTGGAGTGTAT encodes:
- a CDS encoding MoxR family ATPase — protein: MTVEVAPSSKAMIADNYEHNQQQIAQLLGKLNKVVLDKPQVLKLALSCVLAGGHLLLQDLPGMGKTTLAQGLAQLLGLSFSRVQFTNDMLPADILGMTLYDQGKMAFEFRKGPIFTQLLLADEINRSSPKTQSALLEAMEERQVTQDGQSYPLPKPFFVIATQNPLQQAGVYPLPESQLDRFLMCLSLGYPSLEAERALLRGQDRRELLAKLSAVLSTEEVLLARRGVQQVYVADAVLDYLQRLVAKTRVSQDYHGLSPRGVLSLQSAAQAYAYVSGHQEVTPEDIQAVFAAVTDHRLGQRFVSANAVSGQAPSTIAQRIMAEVAVVV
- a CDS encoding c-type cytochrome, which encodes MSIVMRQISIIVTAMLLLSACGERLPPDSRAAVTLPEYTEGDADNGALIYEEACAQCHQFTPGLNKKGPQLMNIYGAKAAQLNDYDYSEGLKTSGWVWNAEKLDRYIKDAEQAMPESKMLADPMPNASERADVIAYLSTLRAPTIVADAQANDASEPSQMTNEAIDISDEASEKPAADFQ
- a CDS encoding EAL domain-containing protein, whose protein sequence is MRTETTLNLLVIDDDQLYAEGLINLLKAYYSEVTLGFLDDKEELLKSLRQSWDVLVFGRAYDLSFTDVVSIVQQHNIDLPIIGLISEELADAACNDDGLPMVIDGTMVKALVANERTQVVLAIRLLHDNLRNRRQIATLQQVLNESEQRANLLIKNSKSAVAYIDQGIHIFANDSYLKLFNFESMDDIIGMPVIDLIAGSDNIKEFKHFLRQFDKGNREQVEFNSSSKTKQGRTFEVKLQLATATLEGEPVTQIIIQQNNSSADIDKQLALAERIDSLTGLTNRRGFEERLASLHQQVTTQASKSGSEAGLLYIQLDSTGKIGSSLGLEGVDAAVKQIAALLDELVADYPVSRFSDTSFTVLISDTSTQALKELAERIRQRISETLINVGKRTISTTASIGVVKIDRNAPEPKVLLARALEAIHHIGIETSNQGDAYHFYDLSKHATDDDSALAEYLVNAINNNRFELMFQPIYDITLDRSDFFEVYLRLPLGDADNTVLTPDQFLSVAKSNNLLEKIDRWVLINAFKQLSEVRKSHPQARLLVQLTSASLVDKKLASVASQIIKAVGGPAGALTIQFNEQDIRNHLTIAKSQFSALSKINCRVAIHNFGSTTKSLDTAEFVQPDMIRIAKNYVEDIHTDDNLDTVKSLITEVNKINIDVLMPYIEDAATMSVSWSVGARYLQGYYLEEPSSTINVV